Proteins from one Drosophila gunungcola strain Sukarami chromosome 3R, Dgunungcola_SK_2, whole genome shotgun sequence genomic window:
- the LOC128264201 gene encoding serine/arginine-rich splicing factor 1B, translated as MGSRNECRIYVGNLPPDIRTKDIQDLFHKFGKVTFVDLKNRRGPPFAFVEFEDARDADDAVKARDGYDYDGYRLRVEFPRGGGPGSYRGGNRNDRSRDGGGRMGGRGPPAKRSQYRVMVTGLPASGSWQDLKDHMREAGDVCFADTYKDGSGVVEFLRHEDMKYAIKKLDDSRFRSHEGEVAYIRVREDSGDNDRSGGGSGGGGGGGGGGGGGGGRDYRDRSRSRSFSSRPRRRGTPTYSPVRRQSYSRSRSRSNY; from the exons ATGGGTTCGCGAAACGAGTGCCGCATCTACGTGGGCAACTTGCCTCCGGATATCCGCACCAAGGACATCCAGGATCTGTTCCACAAGTTCGGCAAAGTTACGTTTGTCGACCTGAAGAATCGGCGTGGGCCGCCATTTGCTTTTGTTGAGTTCGAAGATGCGCG CGATGCTGATGATGCTGTGAAGGCGCGCGATGGCTACGACTACGACGGGTACCGCCTACGGGTGGAGTTCCCGCGGGGCGGTGGACCGGGAAGCTACCGCGGCGGTAACCGCAACGACCGTAGCCGCGACGGCGGCGGACGCATGGGCGGCCGTGGACCGCCGGCCAAGCGCTCGCAGTACCGCGTCATGGTCACTGGACTGCCCGCCTCCGGATCGTGGCAGGATCTCAAGGATCACATGCGCGAAGCCGGCGACGTCTGCTTCGCTGACACCTACAAGGACGGGTCCGGCGTTGTGGAGTTCCTGCGCCACGAGGACATGAAGTACGCCATCAAAAAGCTGGACGACTCGCGCTTCCGTTCGCATGAG GGCGAGGTTGCCTACATACGGGTGCGCGAGGATAGCGGCGACAACGACCGCagtggcggcggcagcggaggaggaggtggcggcggtggtggtggtggcggaggaggaggccgTGATTACCGTGACAG ATCGCGCTCACGCTCTTTTTCGTCAAGGCCGCGCCGTCGGGGCACACCCACTTACTCCCCAGTGCGACGTCAATCTTATTCCAGGTCTCGCTCACGCtctaattattaa
- the LOC128252062 gene encoding zinc finger protein 236 — protein sequence MAAAGNNVRCINYYDLCRICTDSSDHKTNIYSPEGRAKNLSHKILECLSLQIDEKDRLPKVVCAQCVQQVEQIHGLRATCRNSQTMLSNCLNIRPAPSSEKLYIRDAVDESGKSLSVAQAAPVPSGGAQQSGHLLNSIIQAVGIQPQQQYTITVDNGLQQQQHQSTPEVQIKSERQTALEEFIRLKPDIKITPLGKKETITTVKPQQPPTLQPQSVPTVNTHQLQLQPQLGEQLQPLWQQIQQLQLQQQLQQLTNQLQATTQYSAAQEDAINPGDSKKPKLNFVLSSPTTPQFTTSLPQFGSNQPQIQLQLMPGGGTGTSTTAGPAPTQFNAAALLSSLAAPQSAPNMLSPNKCFLPITIRDENSDQQIVAHIDTKNLVLPTTYQVQMKLQPQLATADGQPIMQLTPTSIPATLQLTPQTLGNPGSTFQGPSTAVAQNQFLAPQPPQTFQQQQPLTQLSNTAQVTSQQIIRSPQSSTTNPQLVIRNVTNIQTTPTTPTSSKEAPAFKTPSPRQKQMPSPKSKTPVVSPSGGGNMPATNEFKRLITQAKQQPQVKQHQNPAAAVTAPQTATSANQAAMQRLSSNTTITKVAKQPVSVPPSAPAPAPTPTPAKLPMLNKQNITISRISMQTAPKPQMKPAATAPAFSPAPQPIPIPVPALNQAQPPPLAAQHKKIVRKPPENQESAAQKAKPARPPQQILPLPNQEGENASSNANEAFLPPPTAALICPTCKREFKKKEHLTQHVKLHAGLRPFKCSEEGCDKTFSRKEHLSRHLISHSGQKMYTCEVCKKPFSRKDNLNKHKRIHTQPANETLYSCDVCNKNFATKLHYEKHREMHKKTLPENATPVATAHPAVTSAPSQVRSNGQVPNKGVYEIKQRTPQQQQQTQTQAQPAQIMHVVTTQDLAGNTITITQAPDSNMPASLANFVQLGFSQFQNPSAPAAK from the exons ATGGCTGCGGCCGGAAACAACGTCCGCTGCATCAACTACTACGACCTGTGCCGCATCTGCACGGACAGCAGCGACCACAAGACGAACATCTACTCGCCCGAGGGACGCGCCAAGAACCTGAGCCACAAGATCCTCGAGTGCCTCTCGCTGCAG ATCGATGAAAAGGATCGCCTGCCCAAGGTGGTCTGCGCCCAGTGCGTGCAGCAGGTGGAGCAGATCCACGGGCTCCGCGCCACCTGCCGCAACTCGCAGACCATGCTGAGCAACTGCCTCAACATCCGCCCGGCGCCGAGCAGCGAAAAGCTGTATATCCGGGATGCGGTGGACGAGTCGGGGAAGAGTCTCAGCGTGGCGCAAGCAGCGCCAGTACCTTCCGGAGGAGCACAGCAGTCCGGACATCTCTTGAACAGCATCATCCAGGCAGTGGGTATCCAGCCCCAGCAGCAGTACACCATCACAGTGGACAACGggcttcagcagcagcaacaccaatcTACGCCTGAAGTGCAAATCAAAAGCGAGCGGCAGAC AGCGTTGGAGGAGTTTATTCGCCTCAAGCCAGACATCAAGATAACGCCGCTGGGGAAAAAGGAGACCATTACCACCGTCAAGCCCCAGCAGCCACCCACTCTGCAGCCGCAGTCGGTCCCTACAGTAAACACTCATCAGTTGCAGCTACAACCGCAGCTGGGCGAACAACTGCAGCCTCTGTGGCAGCAGATTCAGCAATTGCAactccagcagcagctccaaCAACTCACCAACCAACTGCAGGCTACCACTCAGTACTCCGCGGCTCAGGAAGATGCCATTAATCCTGGCGACAGTAAAAAGCCCAAGTTAAACTTTGTGCTATCCTCGCCGACGACGCCACAATTTACCACCTCGCTGCCGCAGTTCGGGAGTAATCAGCCTCAGATCCAGCTGCAGCTGATGCCCGGGGGAGGGACGGGGACGAGTACGACGGCAGGGCCTGCCCCGACACAGTTTAATGCCGCTGCCCTGCTCTCCAGTCTCGCGGCTCCGCAGTCTGCGCCCAATATGCTCTCACCGAACAAGTGTTTCTTGCCCATTACGATTCGGGATGAAAATTCCGACCAGCAGATCGTGGCCCACATAGACACCAAAAACCTAGTCCTGCCCACTACATACCAGGTGCAAATGAAGCTACAGCCTCAGCTGGCCACCGCCGACGGCCAGCCCATCATGCAACTGACTCCCACCTCAATTCCGGCCACGTTGCAGCTGACACCGCAGACTCTGGGCAATCCGGGAAGCACTTTCCAGGGCCCATCCACTGCCGTGGCTCAGAACCAGTTTCTGGCGCCGCAGCCACCTCAGACTTTTCAACAGCAACAACCGCTTACTCAACTGTCTAACACGGCCCAAGTAACCTCTCAGCAAATCATTAGATCTCCGCAGTCCAGCACCACAAATCCGCAGTTGGTGATAAGGAATGTGACCAACATCCAGACGACTCCCACAACGCCCACAAGCAGCAAAGAGGCGCCCGCTTTCAAAACGCCCTCGCCAAGGCAGAAGCAAATGCCATCGCCGAAGAGCAAGACTCCGGTGGTCTCACCCTCAGGAGGAGGAAATATGCCAGCCACCAACGAGTTCAAGCGGTTGATAACACAGGCGAAGCAGCAACCGCAAGTCAAGCAGCATCAGAACCCAGCAGCAGCTGTAACTGCTCCACAAACAGCTACCTCGGCCAATCAGGCTGCCATGCAGCGTCTCTCCTCGAACACAACGATCACCAAGGTAGCCAAGCAGCCCGTTTCGGTGCCACcttcagctccagctccagctccaacACCAACTCCCGCCAAGCTGCCCATGTTGAACAAGCAGAATATTACCATCAGTCGAATCTCAATGCAGACAGCGCCCAAGCCGCAAATGAAGCCTGCTGCGACGGCGCCTGCTTTCTCTCCTGCCCCCCAGCCCATTCCTATTCCGGTTCCTGCACTCAACCAAGCCCAGCCACCTCCGCTGGCGGCGCAGCACAAGAAGATCGTGCGCAAGCCACCCGAAAATCAAGAGTCCGCGGCCCAGAAAGCGAAACCAGCGCGGCCACCGCAGCAGATTCTTCCTCTGCCAAATCAGGAGGGTGAGAATGCGTCGTCCAATGCTAACGAAGCATTCTTGCCACCCCCCACTGCCGCCCTCATTTGTCCCACCTGCAAGCGCGAGTTTAAGAAGAAGGAGCACCTTACCCAGCACGTCAAGCTGCACGCGGGATTGCGACCCTTCAAATGCTCGGAGGAGGGCTGCGACAAGACCTTCAGCCGCAAAGAGCACCTGTCCCGACACTTGATCTCCCACTCTGGCCAAAAGATGTACACTTGCGAGGTCTGCAAGAAGCCCTTCTCGCGGAAGGACAACCTCAACAAGCACAAGAG GATTCACACGCAGCCGGCCAACGAAACGCTTTACTCATGCGATGTTTGTAACAAAAATTTCGCCACCAAACTGCACTACGAGAAGCATAGGGAAATGCACAAGAAAACGCTACCGGAGAATGCGACTCCGGTAGCAACTGCTCATCCTGCGGTAACTTCTGCCCCTTCTCAAGTGCGTAGCAATGGTCAGGTTCCCAATAAG GGTgtttatgaaattaaacaGCGCACtcctcagcagcagcagcaaacgCAAACACAGGCGCAGCCGGCACAGATCATGCATGTGGTGACCACTCAGGACCTGGCCGGAAACACAATAACGATCACCCAAGCACCCGACTCCAATATGCCCGCATCTCTGGCTAACTTCGTGCAGCTGGGCTTTTCCCAGTTCCAGAATCCGAGCGCACCAGCAGCCAAGTAA